A single window of Bordetella genomosp. 11 DNA harbors:
- a CDS encoding RidA family protein, whose product MSSIKRVNVEKRLSDMAIYNGVAYLAGQVPDDASLDITGQTQQVLATIDRLLAEAGTDKTKILMAQIFVANMKEFDGMNKAWDAWVPAGNAPPRATVEARLANPDYKVEIVVTAAVG is encoded by the coding sequence ATGAGCTCCATCAAGCGCGTCAACGTCGAAAAGCGTCTTTCCGACATGGCCATCTATAACGGTGTCGCCTATCTCGCCGGCCAGGTGCCCGATGATGCCTCGCTGGACATCACCGGCCAGACCCAGCAGGTCCTCGCGACCATCGACCGCCTGCTGGCCGAAGCCGGCACCGACAAGACAAAAATCCTGATGGCGCAGATCTTCGTCGCCAACATGAAGGAATTCGACGGCATGAACAAGGCGTGGGACGCCTGGGTGCCGGCCGGCAACGCGCCCCCCCGGGCGACGGTCGAGGCCCGCCTGGCCAACCCGGACTACAAGGTCGAAATCGTCGTCACCGCCGCGGTAGGCTGA